The Oncorhynchus clarkii lewisi isolate Uvic-CL-2024 chromosome 23, UVic_Ocla_1.0, whole genome shotgun sequence genomic interval GCTCTTCACTCCAGGAGAGGCTCAAACAGAACATATATTTTTCTTTAGCGTGTGCCTGTTGGATGAATGTATGCCAACTAAAAAAAATACAATGGACGCATCCTTACAGAAACATTTGTTTCATTATATCCCTTCTTGTAACAAAGATACAACCAGAGATGCTGTATATAGTGACGAGATGGTCTTATTTCCACCAGAACAATGGGAGTCGTCCCAAAGGCGTAAGGCAGGCGATCTGCTTACTCTCAACCAGTGAGATGAGACTGTAGCTCCCAGACTGTAGCTAACACTAACCTCTAGTGGGGGGCCACGTCTGTAAGAAACTAGTATATACATTCGTCTAGTGCACATTGTTCACAATATTTCATAATTTAATATCACAACTAAACTCAATACAGGTCAATAAGGACATATTGGTGTGCTGGTATTAGAACACTTTTGTTATCTTTGTGTTAAAAATGTCTCAATACAGCCACACACATCAGCAACAGAGGGCTCCACTgcttttatactgaacaaaaatataaacgcaacatgtcaaGAGTTGGTCTCATGTTTCGTGAGCTGGAAAAGATGGAAAAAGGcgcacactgctgctcatgctctCAGCTGATAATTATTTATAACATTTCGacccttaggtcttcatcaggcatccatatcccaAGTGGGGGTGGAAGgtaatttttatatatataatatatatatatatatatatataggggcaGTACTCAGTAATCGACTTCCCAGCACCAATTGTATTGTGGACTTGGCTAAACTGATACTAACCTCACACTATTTTCACTTCAGAGACTTTTTCCTCCAGACCAAAGGGACAGCGATAGGGAGCACTAAGGCTCCTAACTATTCAAACATATCTAGGAATGTTTGAAAAACAGGTGGTGCTGAATCCAGACCTTAACCCTTTTCTCTCCAATATTCGCCTAATTCTGAAATATTTGGATAACATTTTCGTGATCTATACAGGCAACCAGGAATAACTTTTGGAATTCCATGCTTATCTAAACTCTGATTGAACACCTTCATTTCACCATTAACTGTGACCTATGACAAATCAATGTTCTTGATGTGATGGTTATTAAGGACAAAACTTCCCTCTCTACAGATCTCTATTGGAAACCTACGGACAGGAATACCCTCAGAGGTGTCAGCTTTCATCCACGTCCACTTATTAAAAGTCTCCCTATAAGTCAATTCAGTCGCATCAGAAGAATATGCAGCTTTGATGCTTCTTATCAGAAACAGACCACGAACCTCACACAAAGGTTTAAGAGGATACAAAGACAATTGGGAAAAACATGCCAATGATAATTTTGAAGTACTAACAGTTGGAAAGCCTTCAaccaaaagttaaataaaaagcaGAACATGTCCCATCATGCTTCACCCAACACTCACCATTGGGGAAGGCATTTAATGACGTTATCAGGAAGCACTGGTACATTGCCGCTCACCCACAGTTGAAACCCATTTTAAAATATCACCCAGGGTTTCACAAAATGTAGACATTCTGTCAGAGAACCATTACTACTCACAATGGGCAAGCCTGGTAAAGGTGGTGTCATGCTCTTGTGAATTTTGGGTAGAGCGTATATGACAGGTGTCACATGTGGTTGGGCAGTCAACATTCATATACTCACATTCTGTCTTTGTAAAATCCCCTTCATCCCCAAATTTTGACAATTTAATTATGGATCCCAGAACATTTCCATACTCacgaaaagcttatttctctcaaatgctgtgcagtcaagtgaaatccatagatcacaGCCCAATTAaattatttcaattgaccgatttccttcaatgaactgtaactcagtcaaatctttgacatttttgcatttatatttttgttcagtacatgtTACAGGGTAAGGGTGTGCCAGTCAGACAAGACGTAGAAGAGCCGCTCCGGTCAGGATGCCAGGTGGTTGCCTGTTGAGTGTCGCTGAGCAGGAGCGCTTCCCTTCATTGTACAGTACACATAGAATCAATAAACAACCAAGAGGCAGGAAAGAGAACGAGAGTAGAGTGAAAAGAGACAGGGGCTAATGTAGGAATACtgaccagatcagaggcattgtCGATGACTCAATATAATGAGCAATAATCAAAAAGTAAAAACATGCCAGAGTAATCTCCAGAATTTTTTACATTGCATttattcacaacattgacatcgcTGTACAGGAAGCAATAAACGTGCATGACAATCGTTcactatcagtggaggctgctgaggggaggacggctcataaaatTGTTcagaatggagtaaatggaatcaaacagcttttttggggggggggccaTCCTCCCTCAGCAGCCTTTATTGTTCACTAGATCTTCATGTCTCATCATCATCATACATCTCAACAAAGACAATAGTGTGCAAAGTGAGTATTGCACCATAAAAAGTAAGTGAGACTGTTCTACAGACTACATGTGTATAAATGTGAAACTACAAATCAGATTGTATGGTTCATGGGGAAATAGTCTAGACTGATTCAGTATGGTGTACTAATCCTGGTCTCTTGCACAAcaatcctcagacatggatgcatAAGTTATAGATAAGGTATGTCCACATCGCATGTGTAATATACCAGGAATGGAAACTAGAAGTCGACACAGCGGCCCTTCCTCTCCCAGTCCCCGTAGCGCGTGGGTTCTGGGCCTCGGGGCCCCCCCTGCTCCTTAGTGGCTGGGTTCACATCATCAGGGAACTCTGGTAAATCAATGGGGAATGATTAGTGCGAGAGGTAATGGAGCATCCTAGAAGGTATCTGCAACCTTTTGCCTTATCTGTGACATCGTGAATATACAGtgcagtcggaaagtattcagaccccttgacgttttccacattttgtaaaaactgaaatatcacatttacataaactaccgttgaaaagtttggggtcacttagaaatgtccttgtttttgaaagaaaggcacaTTTCTTGTCCCTTAAAATAacaccaaattgatcagaaatacagtgtagacattgttaatgttgtaaatgactattgtagctggaaatggctgatttctaatggaaaatctacataggcatacagaggcccattatcagcaaccatcacacctgtgttccaatggcacattggtttatctaatccaagtttatcatttaaaaaggctaattgatcattagaaaacccttttgcaattatgttagcacagatgaaaactgttattctgattaaagaagcaataaagctggccttctttagactagttgagtatctggagcatcagcatagaaagaggagtgggaggccccggtgcacaactgagcaagagggcaagtacattagagtgtctagtttgagaaacagacacatcacaagtcctcaactggcagcttcattaaaaagtacccacaaaacaccagtctcaacatcaacagtaaagaggcgactccgggatgctggccttctaggcagagttcctctgtccagtgtctgttcttttgcccatcttaatcttttattggccagtctgagacatggctttttctttgcaactctgcctcgaAGGCCAGCATCGTGGACTCGCCTCTtcgcgggtactatttaatgaagctgccagcgaACATTAGActccgtcattttagagaatttggcagtacatccaaccagcctcataACCGCAGAACACGTGGTCACACCAGATGGTCACCAGATTATGACGGTTTTATGATCCACACTCCTACCTTTTTTTTTATGAAGGTATGTGACAATCAGATGCATACCTGTATTCctagttatgtgaaatccatagtttaGGGCCTAATTAACTAATTTCACTTGACTGCTTTCCTTATATGGACTATAACTCATTAaaattgttgtgtttatatacacaAAAAACTGTGTATTTGTCCTACTTTCAAGGGGATCCTTTATCTTCTCATCATTCATGTCAAAGCGGCCCTGGGGGGTTTTGGCCTTGCGCAGTGGCTCCTTGTCCTTAGCTGCTCCACTTGCTGTCCGCAAGCATCCTTTACACAAGAGAAACACATTACAGCTGAGGCATTAACCACTTCATACCTAACCTAAAAGATACATTTGTGTTGATATTTTGAGATGATTTTTACATATCAACATGAGATTATCGTTTAACAGGTGGCTTGAGAAGGGTATCAATCTCTTGGTGTAGAATTTTCTAATCAAATTATGTATGTGAGTGTAGGAACCATTTCCTGACTTAAAATTAAAATAGTTCacataatttcagtttgtgacaaaacaagcaagtatagagaatcattgtaccaggGCTGACAACTTCTGAAGAAAGTTTGGAGTAGGATTTGCCATGTGAATTTCATTGCCTGCTGTCACAACCCCTAGATGGAaaatgttactgttttaaagctaatttcctgcaattctacgtaTTGTGACATGGCTTAGGTGCAGAACCAGGGTggaataaaaatttaaaaaacacacaaaaaaacaggtCAGGTGTATTCAGGAGGCTTTGAACATTAAATGAACACGCACAATTCAATGACTGCTACTTTGAGATTTTGGGGGAGATTTTAAAATGTGGGTGAACTCTTTAAAAATAGGTCTGGAAGAAAATCCTGCTTGCTCTCCAGAAGGGTTGGCCTCCTTGTTACAACAATTAATTTCTCAAAAATCACCCAGCCTTCAAGAAAAATCAAATGAATACCAATATGCAGGAGGTTTATGCCTACTAGTTGAAGATCCTTGCAAAGAAACCTTCCGGTAAAATCAGGAAATTTTCCTTGGGATGTTAAGTCCGGGGAATTTGGGTAATTTCGCTTAAAATCAtccaaaaaagttagcttataacagtgaacttTTTTTAtgggatacacaaggcaattctagatcatatggcatattttggttaaactatccccaattcaatggaattgcaaccctctgcatgcacagtgcattcttccatcacatgtgcagtgcactcttccatcacatgtgcagctgattctcaagatcttgcacactaatgagatgctattgagctcacacttctacactgtctgagccaaggacaaCCTGCTTTCTGGGAAGTTTTGATTAATACCTGGGTGGGGTGAATACATTTTATATGATTTTTTTGTTAACTaataaatagtagcctacagcaaagtgtgtttaaataatttctaacttgttaacaatttctgctagttagtttttgctaccatgtgggttttagcttgcttgagcctgctaactgaggagtgttaattcacaaAATATATAGCTTCATAATTCATTTTCAAAGACCCCAAGTAGATTTAAAATGTGACTTTTTTTCAGGAAACTAGACATGTGTCGTGCGTCACTACGTCACAGGAGAGACATTTGAACGTAAACGCTTTTTTTCTTAATCAAAATgcttttttggcagaaatgccttctggaacatttgagctttcatgtgccttaatagcgaacttgtatgccatctgtaaatacaaataaaaataaggttaaattacgagcctagttggtttagccacagaaaatgACAGCAAACTTCCCGCTAgctatgattggctgagataatgattGGGCTGGACATCCCGAGAGAcaagttcggattggtctgccatgtagcacgcttctggcTGTAATATGAgctagtcagtatgtgtaggtaatcctttctaacactTTCTTGTTTAAAGATATCACAtagtaaagggaaagggggggaaacgctctgaatttacgaatggtcAAATTGACAACGTTCTGTGTTTATGAAcactccagattaaatttacAAACCCACCAGTAGTATAAACCAGATTTTAGTTTTAAGCgatgggtggggctaaaacttaagggtgtgaacgatgctgaatgggtgtagacaaagaccTCTCCAGTGGGTACCAAAATATTAAAGGGCTATTTTATCAAACGTGAGTTTATCAACTTTCATTTTCTCAAAAGTTTataaactttcaaagcagaattactttccaatTGTatctcaactgtagtgtatgatctgagtctctacttttatccaatgtaaaaaatgtaataaaaatgttgctacataagaccgaatcgatcCGGTCGGTCGCATGAGATTACACTGGCAAAATTGggaaggtctgtagtgacgcctctagcaccgagatgcagtgccttaggccgctGCACACAGACTGTCCTACATTGCCGAGGAAGAGCTTAAGAGCGTGCAAACAAGCGTTTCACTGTACTAATTACACCTGCTGTACATtttgcacgtgacaaataaacgtcgATGTTGATGTCGTTTACCTTTCTAGCCAGCAAGCATGCGCACAATGTGGCTAGCCGCTTTGAGAAACGACACTCTTCGAGTTAAGACACGCACCTGTAAAAGCAGACTCCATGAATAACCCTTTGGTCGCACGAAAAATCGATGTAGAAGCACATACGCGTAGTAGCGACATGTTCATTGCCGTTAGCTAGATACACTGGCTTGATAAGAAAGGTCAAACAGGCATTTACACAACTGTATGGTGTTTTGGCAAGCATTAATGACGTCTGTAACGTCATCATATTGCGACAATATGAACTCTGCAGTAACTACGTATGGACACCAGGGCGAGCCAAAGTAAAATGTGTGAGTCAATCAGGATGCAGTGCAAATCAGAATCCTTGGCACGACCATAccctaaaacctaaccttaacctctactcttaccctaccccttacctaactctaaccttaaccatttcaAATGTTAACTGCAATTGGGTCAGAGTTGGGACGtaaggatcccggatagcaccAACCATCAATCAGGCATTGGGATAAGATGCAGCCTTGTACACAACACAACCTAGCACCACCGGTATGTCCCTGTGTAAGTGCTTTCATCATCATGTCTTCTGGATGCAGAACGTGATATAACATAATTATGAATGTCTGTGGGAGAAGTCATGGGTCTATATGTTCTTCTCCTTATACATTGTATGCATGTGTGCATATGTGGGAAAAGTACATTTCTGTTGCCATGACTATTTGTGACACACACAGATTGAGGTTTCCCATGGGTTCTCTTGCTTTCCTTGGATGCTTTATCACTAAAAACAGTGAAGTGTGGAAGAAGTATGGTGTAACCTATCAATCCACCGATCAGTGGTCCAGAGGAGATGAGAAAATAAAGCCTTGTTAAAAATTGGGATACAGCTTTGGTATTCTTTTATGGACAATATTTAGTCTCTTGTTATATTTTAAACAAGATAACTATTGGGTTAGAAGAGCCAAACATTTTTCAAATACAAAGCCATAAAGACAAATACGACAAATGATACAAAATCATTTAATACAAATTTGTA includes:
- the LOC139381523 gene encoding succinate dehydrogenase assembly factor 4, mitochondrial-like, which encodes MNMSLLRVCASTSIFRATKGLFMESAFTGCLRTASGAAKDKEPLRKAKTPQGRFDMNDEKIKDPLEKFPDDVNPATKEQGGPRGPEPTRYGDWERKGRCVDF